In Rhipicephalus sanguineus isolate Rsan-2018 chromosome 1, BIME_Rsan_1.4, whole genome shotgun sequence, the DNA window CCTTCCTCCGCCGTTAGAGGCGCTACAGTGTTACAATTAAGGTACCTTCACAGAGATAGCACACTCGAGAGTGCGTCATCACCACCTCAAAGAAgccttactctttttttttttttttgttcacaggtTGCGTTGATCAGCCTGTCGCAGGTGTTCGTCAACATGCTCCTAAAAGGTTGCAGTTACAACTCAGAAGTGTGGTCCCAGGTTGACGAATTGACCAAGAACGTCGAGAGGCTCCCGGAGCTGCTCGCCAAGCGCCAGAAGACCAGGAATATCTTGTTTAAGAAGGAACCGAAGCCGAGCCTCGCGAGCAAGAAGCCGCGCTATCCGCCGCTTGTACTGCGGTGAAGGGCACAACGTCGATGGCGTTGCAAGCCGAAGATTGCGCTTCGCCGAGACGAAATGTAGATGGAAGCTACTCTTGTCCTGTCTTCGTGGAGGAAAGAAGAACGTCCATTCAAGTGGATCAAGCACCGAACCAGGTTTAGACTTTCAATATCCACACTGTGTTCGATCTCCTTTTTGGGTGATGGCCCAGACAAAATTACAAGAGCTTTTCCTTGTGGCAGAGAACTGTACTGCTTCACCTCACGAGCA includes these proteins:
- the LOC119390649 gene encoding partner of xrn-2 protein 1-like, with amino-acid sequence MLLPIESYRQPWESDENWELRREFITANDDKVEEVALISLSQVFVNMLLKGCSYNSEVWSQVDELTKNVERLPELLAKRQKTRNILFKKEPKPSLASKKPRYPPLVLR